In Corvus moneduloides isolate bCorMon1 chromosome 3, bCorMon1.pri, whole genome shotgun sequence, one DNA window encodes the following:
- the PSMB1 gene encoding proteasome subunit beta type-1, translated as MLSTAGHGPSPPGTGYELEAPVQHYRFSPYTFNGGTVLAIAGEDFCIVASDTRLSEGYSIHCRDSPKCYKLTEQTVIGCTGFHGDCLTLTKIIEARLKMYRHSNNKTMTTGAIAAMLSTILYSRRFFPYYVYNIIGGLDEEGKGAVYSFDPVGSYERDSYKAGGSASAMLQPLLDNQIGFKNMQNVEHVPLTLEKALQLVKDVFISAAERDVYTGDALKICIVTKDGIKEQTIQLRKD; from the exons ATGCTGTCCACCGCGGGACACGGGCCCTCCCCGCCCGGGACGGGCTACGAGCTGGAGGCGCCCGTGCAGCACTATCGCTTCTCGCCATACACCTTCAACGGAGG GACTGTGCTGGCGATTGCTGGAGAAGACTTCTGTATTGTTGCCTCTGACACGCGTCTGAGTGAAGGCTATTCAATTCACTGCCGGGACAGTCCAAAATGCTACAAGCT aaCAGAACAAACGGTCATTGGATGCACTGGTTTCCATGGGGACTGCCTTACCCTTACTAAAATTATTGAAGCCAGATTAAAG ATGTACAGGCATTCCAACAACAAGACCATGACTACTGGGGCTATTGCAGCAATGCTGTCTACAATCCTGTATTCTCGACGTTTCTTTCCCTACTATGTTTACAACATAATTGGTGGACTTGATGAAGAAG ggaagggAGCAGTTTATAGCTTTGATCCGGTGGGCTCCTACGAGAGAGATTCTTACAAAGCAGGTGGATCAGCAAGTGCcatgctgcagcctctgctggaTAACCAG ATTGGCTTCAAGAACATGCAAAATGTGGAACATGTACCTCTGACCCTGGAAAAGGCTTTGCAGCTGGTTAAGGATGtcttcatttctgctgctgagagaGATGTGTACACTGGGGATGCACTTAAGATTTGCATTGTCACAAAAGATGGAATTAAAGAGCAAACTATCCAGTTACGAAAAGACTAA